A genomic window from Acinetobacter chinensis includes:
- the lysS gene encoding lysine--tRNA ligase, whose product MTQNNAQSTSEQPISENDLIAQRHAKLKQIQDHAKETGVSPWPNTFKREHYAQDLQDQFADLDKEQIESGEKVHVKVAGRVMLNRGSFIVIQDMTGRIQLYVARKELAPEVLETVKSLDLGDIIAVEGYIGRSGKGDLYVHIEQFELLTKSLRPLPDKFHGLTDTEVKYRKRYLDLIVNEETRKTFEIRAKVVSGIRNYLANERFMEVETPMMHVIPGGASARPFETHHNALDMPLFLRIAPELYLKRLVVGGFERVFEINRNFRNEGVSTRHNPEFTMIEFYQAYADYKDLMALTESMLEKLAIDILGSTDVPYGDEVYSFKGPFKKISMFDAILENNPSFTAENVADREFLAKFVKEELKEQVKPGFGLGKLQTIVFEETVETKLRQPTFITEYPAETSPLARRNDDNPHITDRFEFFIGGRELANGFSELNDPIDQAERFQAQVAEKDAGDDEAMHYDADFVEALEYGLPPTAGEGIGIDRLVMLFANAPSIRDVILFPHMRHKN is encoded by the coding sequence CGTGAGCATTATGCACAGGATTTACAGGATCAGTTCGCAGACCTGGATAAAGAACAGATTGAGTCTGGTGAAAAGGTTCATGTGAAAGTTGCTGGTCGTGTCATGCTGAACCGTGGATCATTTATTGTGATTCAGGACATGACAGGTCGTATTCAGCTTTATGTTGCCCGTAAAGAACTGGCACCTGAAGTACTTGAAACTGTGAAAAGTCTTGATCTTGGCGATATTATTGCAGTTGAAGGCTATATTGGTCGTTCAGGCAAGGGCGATCTGTATGTTCACATCGAACAGTTTGAACTGTTGACCAAATCACTGCGTCCTTTACCGGATAAATTCCATGGTCTGACCGATACAGAAGTAAAATACCGTAAGCGTTACCTGGACTTGATTGTTAACGAAGAGACACGTAAAACTTTTGAAATTCGTGCAAAAGTCGTGTCAGGTATCCGTAACTATTTAGCCAATGAACGTTTCATGGAAGTTGAAACACCAATGATGCATGTGATTCCAGGTGGTGCATCTGCGCGTCCATTTGAAACACATCACAACGCACTGGATATGCCTTTATTCCTGCGTATTGCGCCTGAGCTTTATTTAAAGCGTCTGGTGGTTGGTGGTTTTGAACGTGTATTCGAAATTAACCGTAACTTCCGTAACGAAGGTGTTTCGACTCGTCACAATCCAGAATTCACCATGATTGAGTTCTATCAGGCTTATGCAGACTACAAAGACCTGATGGCTTTGACTGAAAGCATGCTTGAAAAACTGGCAATCGACATCCTGGGTTCTACAGACGTTCCTTATGGCGATGAGGTTTACAGCTTCAAAGGTCCATTCAAGAAAATTTCAATGTTTGATGCGATTCTTGAAAATAATCCATCATTTACAGCTGAAAATGTTGCTGACCGTGAATTCCTGGCAAAATTTGTCAAAGAGGAGCTGAAAGAACAGGTTAAACCTGGTTTTGGTCTGGGTAAACTGCAGACCATCGTGTTTGAAGAAACTGTGGAAACCAAACTGCGTCAACCGACATTTATTACTGAGTATCCAGCGGAAACTTCTCCATTGGCACGTCGTAATGATGATAATCCACACATTACTGATCGTTTTGAATTCTTCATCGGTGGTCGTGAACTGGCGAATGGTTTCTCAGAGCTGAATGACCCGATTGATCAGGCTGAGCGCTTCCAGGCACAGGTTGCTGAAAAAGATGCCGGTGATGATGAAGCGATGCATTATGACGCTGATTTTGTTGAAGCACTTGAATACGGTTTACCTCCAACAGCTGGTGAAGGTATTGGTATTGACCGTCTCGTTATGCTGTTTGCCAATGCACCAAGTATCCGTGATGTGATTTTATTCCCTCATATGCGTCATAAAAATTAA